The Sphaerisporangium siamense genome includes the window ATCCTCGTCGCTCATCCCGGAGATCCACTCGTCAGCGTCCGGATCCGGCCCGAGCTGCACCCGCCGGACCCGCCCCGCCACTCCCCGGCCGGCTCGCCCGTCTCGCCACCCGTCGATCTGCCCGTCCGTTTCCCCTCCGGTCCCCTCCTCTTGTCTCCCTCTGGTCCCCTCTTCGTGTCTCCCTTCGGCGTCCTCGACCCGTCCCCCGCCGGCGCGCTCGGCCGCTCCCTCACCGACTTCCGCGCCCACACCGTCATCGTCAGCGCCGCCCCGCCGGCCGGTGGACGGGTCGTCCGGCGCGGCGTGCTCGCAGGGGTGAGGTGCCGGTTCGGTGATCAATCGGTGGCAGAGGGACACGCAGGTATCGCAGATGTAGACGCCCGGGCCGGCGATGACCGTCGCCGACTCGGAGTGGGGCTTTCCGCAGAAGGAGCAGCGGGTCGCCAGTTCGGTGATCGGCGTCACCTGACGGATGCGCTTGCTTCGCGTCACGCGCCAACCATGCCACTTTCCCTCTCATCTGTCAGCCCTGCCTTGACAAGCAATCACGTCAAGGGCAGGCTGACAAATCATGATCCACGACGCACGGCACAGCTCCATGGGCATACCCGCCCTGTATCGCGTTCCCAGCCACAGCGGGCGCGGCCGTGCGTTCGAGGCTAGTGGCATCGACGTGGCGACCCTCGGCTACGCGGAGGAAGAATTCCTCCTTAAAGGCACCGCTTTTTCCTACCGGGACACGACCACGGCGCGCTCCCACGGGGGCACCGGCCCCGGCGCGGTGACCGTCCACGCGCAGGCGCCGTACGTCACGAGGATCCTCGTCCGTACGCCCGCGCGGCGGGAGCGGTTCGCCGGGACGGTCGTGGTCGAGTGGCTGAACGTCGCCGACTTCGTGGACGCGGGCGTCGAGTGGACCTACACCTACCCCGAGTTGGTGCGGCGCGGAATGGCGTGGGTGGGCGTCTCGGCGCAGTGCGCCGGGGTGATCGGCGGCCCCCGCCCCGTCCAGGGCCCGGCCCCCGGCGGGCTCAAGGCGTGGGACCTGGAGCGGTACGGCAGGCTTGAGCACCCCGGGGACGACTGGTCGTACGACATGTACTCCCAGGCGGGCCGGGTGGTACGTGACATGTTCCCCGGCGCGCGGCTCATCGGGGCCGGGGTGTCGCAGGCGGCCTACCGGCTCACGACGTACATCAACAAGATCGACCCGCTCGACCGGATCTACGACGGTTTCCTCGCGCACAGCCGGGTCGGGGCGGCGGCGCCGCTCGCCTTACCGGACCGGCCGGAACGGACCGACTGGCGCCCGGTCCCGTTCCGCGACGACCTCCGCGTGCCCGTCCTGGCCCTCCAGACCGAGACCGACGTCGTCACACTGGGGTACATGGCGGCCCGGCAGCCGGACGGCGAGCGCTTCCGCCTGTGGGAGGTCGCCGGCGCGGCACACGTCGACACCTACAACGACGCGGCCACCAGCGGCGCGGTCACCTCCGCCGTACTAGCCGCCGGAACCCTCCCCGGCCTGACTTCCGGAGCCTTTCCCGGCCACGCCCCCGACACCCTCCCCGGCCACACCGCCGAAGCCCGCCCTGGCCACACCCCTGGAAACGTCCCCGGCCACACATCCGGAGCCTTTCGCGGCCACACTCCCGAGACCCTCCCCGGCCGCATGCCCGAACCTCTTCCCGGCCGTACATCCGACGCCCGTTTCGGACTCGCTTCCGGAGCGTTCCCGGGGCCTGCCGCCGGAGCCTCCTCAGGACGCACGGGATCGTCCCGAGGTCTCACCAGAAGATCATCCCCTGACCTCGCCGCCGGATTCGCGGCCGGGCCCGGGGCGGGGGCCGCCGCCATGGCCGCCGCGCTGGCGCCCCGCACGCGGGCCTGCGGCCTCGACTTCCCGTACCTCGTCAACTCCGCGCCGCAGCACCACTATGTCGCCAAGGCTGCCCTGTACCACCTCGACCGGTGGATCCGCGACGACATCCCGCCGCCGCACGCGCCCCGCCTGGCCACCGTCTCCGGCTCGCCACCCGCTCTGGTCCGCGACGCCTACGGCAACACCCTCGGCGGAATCCGCACCCCCTGGATGGACGCCCCCACCGCCGTACTCACCGGCATCAGCCCCGACGACGGCCTCCTGGAACGCCTCTTCGGCCTGACCGTCCCGTTCTCGAAGGAGATCCTCGCGACCCTGTACGCGGACGACGCCGCCTACCGCACGGCCTTCACCCAGGCCACCGACACCGCCGTCCGCGAAGGCTTCCTCCTCGACTCCGACGCCCCCTTGATCAAGTCCTGGCCCTCACCACCCAGGTGACCAGGCCGCTGCGGCTGAAATGGTTTCTTGGGTGGTTGAGGTGTGTTGACCCCACCCGTGCGGCCCCGTCGTGGCCGGGCACGGGTGGGATCAACACCCCCCAACCAGCCCACAAACACCTCAACCGCCCAGGGATTCCACGTTGACGGTGTCCGGCTGTCCGCGCCCGAGTTGGGCGATCATGAATCCGCTCCTCATGCCGGTCGTGCATTGGGGGGCGACGATCTGGACGGTGATGTTGGGCCGTCGCGTGAGGTCGGAGATGATTTCCAACTGACGGCGCATCGTCTCAGGGGCGGCGACCGGACGCCGCAACACGTACTCGTCGCTGAGC containing:
- a CDS encoding ClpX C4-type zinc finger protein → MTRSKRIRQVTPITELATRCSFCGKPHSESATVIAGPGVYICDTCVSLCHRLITEPAPHPCEHAAPDDPSTGRRGGADDDGVGAEVGEGAAERAGGGRVEDAEGRHEEGTRGRQEEGTGGETDGQIDGWRDGRAGRGVAGRVRRVQLGPDPDADEWISGMSDEDLLAALPRQALTVEQAECDLRAWVRVLRDRDVTWARIGEALGISRQAAWDRFAADIDAT
- a CDS encoding alpha/beta hydrolase domain-containing protein; the encoded protein is MIHDARHSSMGIPALYRVPSHSGRGRAFEASGIDVATLGYAEEEFLLKGTAFSYRDTTTARSHGGTGPGAVTVHAQAPYVTRILVRTPARRERFAGTVVVEWLNVADFVDAGVEWTYTYPELVRRGMAWVGVSAQCAGVIGGPRPVQGPAPGGLKAWDLERYGRLEHPGDDWSYDMYSQAGRVVRDMFPGARLIGAGVSQAAYRLTTYINKIDPLDRIYDGFLAHSRVGAAAPLALPDRPERTDWRPVPFRDDLRVPVLALQTETDVVTLGYMAARQPDGERFRLWEVAGAAHVDTYNDAATSGAVTSAVLAAGTLPGLTSGAFPGHAPDTLPGHTAEARPGHTPGNVPGHTSGAFRGHTPETLPGRMPEPLPGRTSDARFGLASGAFPGPAAGASSGRTGSSRGLTRRSSPDLAAGFAAGPGAGAAAMAAALAPRTRACGLDFPYLVNSAPQHHYVAKAALYHLDRWIRDDIPPPHAPRLATVSGSPPALVRDAYGNTLGGIRTPWMDAPTAVLTGISPDDGLLERLFGLTVPFSKEILATLYADDAAYRTAFTQATDTAVREGFLLDSDAPLIKSWPSPPR